A genomic stretch from Defluviimonas aquaemixtae includes:
- a CDS encoding TetR/AcrR family transcriptional regulator translates to MSDPEAEPILLGNTKVTREDWLTVAMDLLVSEGVAEVKVLSIGERLGVSRSSFYWYFKSRKDLLDALLDAWEQTNTAALIRHAALPAHTITAAVCNVFRCWVDARLFNHRLDFAIREWARRDGAVRRIIDRTDATRLGAFQAMFERHGYEAAEAEVRARILYYMQVGYYALELSEPLEERLKRVPSYLLGFTGAEPREEEVAALVAYARKSAPSA, encoded by the coding sequence ATGAGCGATCCCGAAGCGGAACCCATCCTGCTCGGCAACACCAAGGTCACGCGTGAGGACTGGCTGACGGTCGCGATGGACCTGCTGGTCAGCGAAGGCGTCGCGGAGGTCAAGGTCCTGTCGATTGGCGAAAGACTCGGCGTCTCGCGGTCGAGCTTCTACTGGTACTTCAAGAGCCGTAAGGATCTCCTCGATGCGCTTCTCGACGCGTGGGAGCAGACAAACACTGCCGCGCTCATCCGCCATGCAGCACTGCCGGCGCACACGATCACCGCGGCGGTCTGCAACGTCTTCCGCTGCTGGGTCGATGCGCGGCTGTTCAACCACCGGCTCGACTTCGCGATCCGCGAATGGGCGCGGCGCGACGGCGCGGTCCGGCGGATCATCGATCGGACCGACGCGACGCGCCTTGGCGCCTTTCAGGCGATGTTCGAGCGCCACGGCTATGAGGCCGCCGAGGCCGAAGTCCGCGCCCGCATCCTTTACTACATGCAGGTCGGCTACTACGCGCTGGAGCTTTCAGAACCCTTGGAGGAGCGACTGAAGCGGGTACCCAGCTACCTGCTTGGCTTCACCGGCGCCGAGCCGCGGGAGGAGGAGGTCGCGGCCCTTGTCGCCTATGCGCGCAAGTCCGCACCCAGCGCCTGA
- a CDS encoding trimethylamine methyltransferase family protein, which yields MSATRARRRRGGAEDGPTRAVDYRRLRNPFPPVPVFSEDRVEAIHAAALTVLEELGMKVLLPEARTIFRAGGAIVDDASQMVRIGRDMVAAAVASAPRSFPLRAGSRDRDLVMELGTLAIQSGAGAPHATDLLRGRRPATLSDYRELTRLTQHFDVLHMLNPLVEPQDVPVHLRHYAVTEAQLTLSDKFPFVFSRGTPQVADCFEMIRDFRGLTEAEFAAKPHCYTIINTNSPRQLDVPMAQGLIDFAKAGQMSVVTPFCLMGAMAPVTVAGALTLSHAEALAAIALTQLVRPGAPVCYGAFASNVDMKSGAPAFGTPEEVKANLGAGQLARKLGLPWRCATGSAANVNDAQAANETQMGAWGAVLAGATILIHGAGWLEGGLTVSYEKLITDLEVIQSFAELCAETPATDADIALDALREVQPGGHFFGCAHTMERYATAFYEPLVADWSNFGTWTERGAKDASERATGIWRRLIDEPPGFSPDPDRQAALAAFIVRRSAAGGAPPES from the coding sequence ATGAGCGCGACCCGCGCGCGGCGAAGGCGTGGCGGCGCGGAGGACGGGCCGACGCGCGCGGTCGACTACCGGCGGCTCAGGAACCCTTTCCCGCCGGTGCCGGTCTTTTCCGAGGACCGGGTGGAGGCGATCCACGCAGCGGCGCTGACGGTTCTGGAAGAACTGGGGATGAAGGTGCTTCTGCCCGAGGCGCGGACGATCTTCCGGGCGGGCGGCGCAATTGTGGACGACGCAAGCCAGATGGTCCGCATCGGGCGCGATATGGTCGCGGCTGCCGTCGCCTCCGCGCCCCGCAGTTTCCCGTTGCGCGCCGGATCGCGCGACCGGGACCTCGTGATGGAACTCGGCACGCTCGCCATTCAGTCGGGCGCGGGCGCGCCGCACGCGACCGATCTTCTGCGCGGGCGACGCCCGGCGACGCTCAGCGACTACCGCGAGTTGACTCGGCTGACGCAGCATTTTGACGTCCTCCACATGCTGAACCCGCTCGTGGAGCCGCAGGACGTGCCGGTCCATCTGCGCCACTACGCGGTGACGGAGGCACAGTTGACGCTGTCGGACAAGTTCCCCTTCGTCTTCTCGCGCGGCACACCGCAAGTAGCGGACTGTTTCGAGATGATCCGCGATTTCCGTGGACTGACGGAGGCGGAGTTCGCGGCCAAGCCGCACTGCTACACGATCATCAACACCAACTCGCCGCGCCAGTTGGACGTGCCGATGGCGCAGGGGCTGATCGACTTCGCGAAGGCCGGGCAGATGTCGGTCGTCACACCCTTCTGCCTGATGGGCGCGATGGCGCCGGTGACGGTGGCGGGCGCGCTCACGCTTTCCCATGCCGAGGCGCTGGCGGCGATCGCGCTGACGCAGCTCGTCCGGCCCGGCGCGCCGGTCTGCTACGGGGCCTTCGCCTCGAATGTCGACATGAAATCGGGCGCGCCCGCCTTCGGCACGCCAGAGGAGGTCAAGGCGAATCTCGGCGCAGGGCAGCTCGCCCGCAAGCTCGGCCTGCCGTGGCGCTGTGCGACCGGGAGCGCGGCAAATGTCAACGACGCGCAGGCGGCGAACGAGACCCAGATGGGCGCTTGGGGGGCGGTGTTGGCGGGGGCCACGATCCTGATCCATGGCGCGGGCTGGCTCGAAGGCGGGCTGACAGTCAGTTACGAAAAGCTCATCACCGATCTGGAGGTCATACAGAGCTTCGCGGAGCTTTGCGCGGAAACGCCCGCCACCGACGCCGACATCGCGCTCGACGCTCTGCGCGAGGTTCAGCCGGGCGGGCATTTCTTCGGCTGCGCCCATACGATGGAGCGCTACGCGACGGCATTCTATGAACCGCTCGTCGCCGACTGGTCAAATTTCGGCACCTGGACGGAGCGCGGGGCGAAGGATGCGAGTGAGCGTGCGACGGGCATCTGGCGGCGCCTGATTGACGAACCGCCAGGCTTTTCGCCCGACCCGGACCGGCAGGCGGCTCTTGCCGCCTTCATCGTGCGGCGGAGCGCGGCGGGCGGCGCACCTCCGGAAAGCTGA